A genomic window from Prunus persica cultivar Lovell chromosome G2, Prunus_persica_NCBIv2, whole genome shotgun sequence includes:
- the LOC109947632 gene encoding ABC transporter A family member 10-like yields the protein MSHAGRQSCPVTILVTGNNQSFGETVAGNLFLNSISLDSTSFMDNFSNNVMGTESRLGDSIFPDPDFMFDHIYDQASAYVSKE from the exons ATGAGTCATGCAGGAAGACAGTCATGCCCTGTAACAATACTTGTGACTGGGAATAATCAGTCCTTTGGAGAAA CTGTGGCTGGGAATTTGTTCTTGAATTCTATCTCACTGGACTCAACGAGCTTCATGGACAACTTCTCCAATAATGTCATG GGAACAGAATCCAGACTTGGAGACTCAATTTTTCCCGATCCTGATTTCATGTTCGATCACATCTATGACCAGGCCAGCGCCTATGTGTCAAAAGAGTAA
- the LOC18785480 gene encoding putative DEAD-box ATP-dependent RNA helicase 29 isoform X2, protein MVYVSSKADLKRREIQKKKAKSGGFESLNLSPNVFRGVKRKGYRVPTPIQRKTMPLILAGNDVVAMARTGSGKTAAFLIPMLERLKEHVPQGGVRALILSPTRDLALQTHKFTKELGHFLDVRISLLVGGDSMETQFEELAQNPDIIIATPGRLMHHLAEVDDMSLRTVEYVVFDEADCLFGMGFAEQLHKILGQLSENRQTLLFSATLPSALAEFAKAGLQDPRLVRLDLDTKISPDLKLMFFTVRQEEKHAAILYLIREHIKSGEQTLIFVSTKHHVEFLNILFREEGIEPSVCYGDMDHDARKIHVSRFRARKTMLLIVTDVAARGIDIPLLDNVINWDFPPKPKLFVHRVGRAARAGRTGTAFSLVTSEDMPNLLDLHLFLSKPIRAAPTEEEVLQDMDGMMSKIDQAVANGETVYGRFPQTVIDLVSDRVREIIDSSSELILMLKTCANAFRLYSKTKPAPSKESVRRAKDLPREGLHPIFKNVLDGGELKALAFSERLKTFRPKQTILETEGEAAKSKNLKGSSRQWVDVMREKRAIHEEVINLFHQQRSDNHAEKGVEYEITPSMAKEKKGSKRKARSFKDEEYFISSVPTNHHTEAGLSVRGKGDFDSNRLEAAVLDLVADDNVGMKKQKSVFHWDKRGKKYIKLNNGDRVTASGKIKTESGAKAKLEKTGIYKRWKERSHNKVSLKGINEGNAEEAAGNRRWQGNKGKKSWGSRKQYSVPNAHVRSEIKDLEQVRKDRQKKADRISYMKSKSSKGNKFGKSGKGGKGGKGGQRGKGKR, encoded by the exons ATGGTATACGTGAGCTCGAAAGCGGACCTGAAGCGAAGGGAGatacagaagaagaaagccAAGTCTGGAGGGTTCGAGTCTCTGAATCTAAGCCCCAATGTCTTCAGAGGAGTCAAGCGCAAGGGCTATAGAGTCCCCACTCCCATTCAGCGCAAGACCATGCCCCTTATTCTTGCTGGAAACGACGTCGTTGCCATGGCCAGAACTGGTTCCGGCAAGACGGCCGCGTTTTTGATCCCCATGCTCGAGCGGTTGAAGGAGCACGTGCCTCAGGGTGGTGTTAGGGCGCTCATTCTCTCCCCCACCAGAGACTTGGCCTTACAGACTCACAAGTTTACCAAAGAGCTTGGCCATTTCCTGG ATGTTCGAATTAGTTTACTAGTTGGTGGTGATAGCATGGAAACTCAGTTTGAAGAATTAGCCCAAAACCCTGATATTATAATTGCAACACCCGGTAGGCTGATGCACCACTTAGCTGAAGTCGATGACATGTCACTTAGGACTGTGGAGTATGTTGTTTTTGATGAAGCGGATTGCCTCTTTGGCATGGGTTTTGCGGAGCAGCTGCATAAAATCCTTGGGCAGCTGAGTGAGAACCGTCAGACCCTGCTTTTTAGTGCAACATTACCTAGTGCTCTTGCAGAGTTTGCCAAGGCTGGTCTGCAAGACCCTCGGCTTGTGCGGCTTGATTTGGATACTAAGATTAGCCCTGACTTGAAGCTTATGTTTTTCACCGTGCGACAGGAAGAAAAGCATGCAGCAATACTTTATTTGATAAGGGAGCACATTAAATCTGGTGAGCAGAcattgatttttgtttctacAAAACATCATGTGGAGTTCCTGAATATCTTGTTTAGAGAAGAGGGCATCGAGCCTTCTGTATGTTATGGTGACATGGATCACGATGCTCGCAAAATTCATGTATCAAGGTTTAGGGCGAGAAAGACTATGCTGTTAATTGTCACTGATGTTGCAGCTAGGGGAATTGACATTCCGTTGCTTGACAATGTCATCAATTGGGACTTTCCCCCAAAGCCTAAACTTTTTGTCCATCGAGTAGGCCGAGCTGCAAGGGCTGGTCGGACTGGTACTGCATTCTCTCTTGTGACATCTGAAGATATGCCCAACCTTTTAGATCTTCATCTGTTTCTTTCAAAACCAATTAGGGCTGCACCTACCGAAGAGGAGGTTTTACAGGATATGGATGGAATGATGTCCAAGATTGATCAAGCAGTTGCAAATGGAGAAACTGTTTACGGGCGTTTCCCCCAAACCGTTATTGATCTTGTTTCGGATAGGGTTAGAGAGATAATTGATTCTTCTTCAGAGCTCATTTTAATGCTGAAAACATGTGCCAATGCATTCCGCTTGTATTCAAAGACAAAACCCGCACCTTCAAAGGAGTCTGTTAGAAGAGCAAAAGATTTACCTCGTGAAGGGTTGCatccaatttttaaaaatgtacTGGATGGTGGAGAGTTGAAGGCATTGGCATTTTCTGAGCGGTTGAAGACATTCAG ACCCAAGCAGACCATTCTAGAAACTGAAGGTGAAGCTGCTAAATCAAAGAATCTGAAG GGTTCTTCTCGTCAATGGGTTGATGTAATGAGGGAAAAAAGAGCTATTCATGAAGAGGTCATTAATTTATTTCATCAGCAACGTTCTGATAATCATGCGGAAAAG GGAGTTGAATATGAGATTACTCCTTCAATGGCAAAGGAGAAGAAAG GCTCTAAAAGAAAGGCAAGGAGCTTTAAGGATGAGGAGTACTTTATAAGTTCGGTACCAACAAATCAT CATACAGAAGCAGGACTCTCAGTAAGAGGAAAGGGTGATTTTGACTCAAATAG GTTGGAAGCTGCTGTTCTAGATCTGGTTGCAGATGATAATGTGGGCATGAAGAAACAGAAATCTGTATTTCATTGGGATAAG AGGGGGAAAAAGTACATAAAGTTAAATAATGGCGACCGTGTGACAGCTAGTGGCAAG ATAAAGACAGAGAGTGGTGCAAAAGCAAAACTTGAGAAAACTGGGATATACAAGAGGTGGAAAGAACGTTCTCACAATAAAGTATCTCTCAAAGGAATTAATGAAGGGAATGCTGAGGAAGCTGCAG GTAACCGTAGGTGGCAGGGGAACAAGGGGAAGAAGTCTTGGGGAAGCAGGAAGCAGTACTCTGTGCCTAATGCTCACGTGCGTTCTGAAATCAAGGACTTAGAACAGGTTCGGAAGGATCGACAGAAAAAGGCCGACAGAATCTCGTATATGAAGAGCAAGTCTTCTAAGGGTAACAAATTTGGTAAAAGTGGAAAAGGTGGAAAAGGTGGAAAAGGTGGACAAAGAGGAAAGGGAAAGAGGTAA
- the LOC18785480 gene encoding putative DEAD-box ATP-dependent RNA helicase 29 isoform X1 gives MVYVSSKADLKRREIQKKKAKSGGFESLNLSPNVFRGVKRKGYRVPTPIQRKTMPLILAGNDVVAMARTGSGKTAAFLIPMLERLKEHVPQGGVRALILSPTRDLALQTHKFTKELGHFLDVRISLLVGGDSMETQFEELAQNPDIIIATPGRLMHHLAEVDDMSLRTVEYVVFDEADCLFGMGFAEQLHKILGQLSENRQTLLFSATLPSALAEFAKAGLQDPRLVRLDLDTKISPDLKLMFFTVRQEEKHAAILYLIREHIKSGEQTLIFVSTKHHVEFLNILFREEGIEPSVCYGDMDHDARKIHVSRFRARKTMLLIVTDVAARGIDIPLLDNVINWDFPPKPKLFVHRVGRAARAGRTGTAFSLVTSEDMPNLLDLHLFLSKPIRAAPTEEEVLQDMDGMMSKIDQAVANGETVYGRFPQTVIDLVSDRVREIIDSSSELILMLKTCANAFRLYSKTKPAPSKESVRRAKDLPREGLHPIFKNVLDGGELKALAFSERLKTFRPKQTILETEGEAAKSKNLKGSSRQWVDVMREKRAIHEEVINLFHQQRSDNHAEKGVEYEITPSMAKEKKVSGSKRKARSFKDEEYFISSVPTNHHTEAGLSVRGKGDFDSNRLEAAVLDLVADDNVGMKKQKSVFHWDKRGKKYIKLNNGDRVTASGKIKTESGAKAKLEKTGIYKRWKERSHNKVSLKGINEGNAEEAAGNRRWQGNKGKKSWGSRKQYSVPNAHVRSEIKDLEQVRKDRQKKADRISYMKSKSSKGNKFGKSGKGGKGGKGGQRGKGKR, from the exons ATGGTATACGTGAGCTCGAAAGCGGACCTGAAGCGAAGGGAGatacagaagaagaaagccAAGTCTGGAGGGTTCGAGTCTCTGAATCTAAGCCCCAATGTCTTCAGAGGAGTCAAGCGCAAGGGCTATAGAGTCCCCACTCCCATTCAGCGCAAGACCATGCCCCTTATTCTTGCTGGAAACGACGTCGTTGCCATGGCCAGAACTGGTTCCGGCAAGACGGCCGCGTTTTTGATCCCCATGCTCGAGCGGTTGAAGGAGCACGTGCCTCAGGGTGGTGTTAGGGCGCTCATTCTCTCCCCCACCAGAGACTTGGCCTTACAGACTCACAAGTTTACCAAAGAGCTTGGCCATTTCCTGG ATGTTCGAATTAGTTTACTAGTTGGTGGTGATAGCATGGAAACTCAGTTTGAAGAATTAGCCCAAAACCCTGATATTATAATTGCAACACCCGGTAGGCTGATGCACCACTTAGCTGAAGTCGATGACATGTCACTTAGGACTGTGGAGTATGTTGTTTTTGATGAAGCGGATTGCCTCTTTGGCATGGGTTTTGCGGAGCAGCTGCATAAAATCCTTGGGCAGCTGAGTGAGAACCGTCAGACCCTGCTTTTTAGTGCAACATTACCTAGTGCTCTTGCAGAGTTTGCCAAGGCTGGTCTGCAAGACCCTCGGCTTGTGCGGCTTGATTTGGATACTAAGATTAGCCCTGACTTGAAGCTTATGTTTTTCACCGTGCGACAGGAAGAAAAGCATGCAGCAATACTTTATTTGATAAGGGAGCACATTAAATCTGGTGAGCAGAcattgatttttgtttctacAAAACATCATGTGGAGTTCCTGAATATCTTGTTTAGAGAAGAGGGCATCGAGCCTTCTGTATGTTATGGTGACATGGATCACGATGCTCGCAAAATTCATGTATCAAGGTTTAGGGCGAGAAAGACTATGCTGTTAATTGTCACTGATGTTGCAGCTAGGGGAATTGACATTCCGTTGCTTGACAATGTCATCAATTGGGACTTTCCCCCAAAGCCTAAACTTTTTGTCCATCGAGTAGGCCGAGCTGCAAGGGCTGGTCGGACTGGTACTGCATTCTCTCTTGTGACATCTGAAGATATGCCCAACCTTTTAGATCTTCATCTGTTTCTTTCAAAACCAATTAGGGCTGCACCTACCGAAGAGGAGGTTTTACAGGATATGGATGGAATGATGTCCAAGATTGATCAAGCAGTTGCAAATGGAGAAACTGTTTACGGGCGTTTCCCCCAAACCGTTATTGATCTTGTTTCGGATAGGGTTAGAGAGATAATTGATTCTTCTTCAGAGCTCATTTTAATGCTGAAAACATGTGCCAATGCATTCCGCTTGTATTCAAAGACAAAACCCGCACCTTCAAAGGAGTCTGTTAGAAGAGCAAAAGATTTACCTCGTGAAGGGTTGCatccaatttttaaaaatgtacTGGATGGTGGAGAGTTGAAGGCATTGGCATTTTCTGAGCGGTTGAAGACATTCAG ACCCAAGCAGACCATTCTAGAAACTGAAGGTGAAGCTGCTAAATCAAAGAATCTGAAG GGTTCTTCTCGTCAATGGGTTGATGTAATGAGGGAAAAAAGAGCTATTCATGAAGAGGTCATTAATTTATTTCATCAGCAACGTTCTGATAATCATGCGGAAAAG GGAGTTGAATATGAGATTACTCCTTCAATGGCAAAGGAGAAGAAAG TATCAGGCTCTAAAAGAAAGGCAAGGAGCTTTAAGGATGAGGAGTACTTTATAAGTTCGGTACCAACAAATCAT CATACAGAAGCAGGACTCTCAGTAAGAGGAAAGGGTGATTTTGACTCAAATAG GTTGGAAGCTGCTGTTCTAGATCTGGTTGCAGATGATAATGTGGGCATGAAGAAACAGAAATCTGTATTTCATTGGGATAAG AGGGGGAAAAAGTACATAAAGTTAAATAATGGCGACCGTGTGACAGCTAGTGGCAAG ATAAAGACAGAGAGTGGTGCAAAAGCAAAACTTGAGAAAACTGGGATATACAAGAGGTGGAAAGAACGTTCTCACAATAAAGTATCTCTCAAAGGAATTAATGAAGGGAATGCTGAGGAAGCTGCAG GTAACCGTAGGTGGCAGGGGAACAAGGGGAAGAAGTCTTGGGGAAGCAGGAAGCAGTACTCTGTGCCTAATGCTCACGTGCGTTCTGAAATCAAGGACTTAGAACAGGTTCGGAAGGATCGACAGAAAAAGGCCGACAGAATCTCGTATATGAAGAGCAAGTCTTCTAAGGGTAACAAATTTGGTAAAAGTGGAAAAGGTGGAAAAGGTGGAAAAGGTGGACAAAGAGGAAAGGGAAAGAGGTAA
- the LOC18785493 gene encoding tRNA wybutosine-synthesizing protein 4 — MAKPVSDSHSNREAVQATNDDASASKLSCVKKGYMKDDYVHLFVRRPVRRSPIINRGYFARWAALRKLLNQFLDTEKIGGEKGHLKKQVLSLGAGFDTTYFQLQDEGKAPHLYVELDFKEVTSKKTTLIETCSHLKDKISATASISREKGEVLSDHYKLLPIDLRNIQQLDDVIALAGMDRSLPTFIIAECVLIYLDPDSSRAIVGWTSKAFSTAIFFLYEQIHPDDAFGQQMIRNLESRGCALLGIHDTPTLQAKENLFLDQGWQRAVAWDMLKVYSNFVEAQERRRIERLELFDEFEEWYMMQEHYCVAYAINDAMGLFEDFGFPNNQQKQQQHMQNVPNPSSSSSSSY, encoded by the exons ATGGCGAAGCCAGTGTCTGATTCACACAGCAACAGAGAAGCAGTTCAAGCAACAAACGACGACGCCTCTGCCAGCAAACT GTCCTGCGTGAAGAAAGGGTACATGAAAGACGATTATGTCCATTTGTTTGTAAGAAGACCTGTGAGAAGATCTCCGATTATTAACCGTG GTTACTTTGCTCGTTGGGCTGCTCTTCGCAAGCTCCTGAATCAGTTTCTTGATACTGAAAAAATTGGGGGTGAAAAGGGTCATTTGAAGAAGCAGGTTTTATCACTTGGAGCTGGCTTTGATACAACATATTTTCAGCTGCAGGATGAGGGGAAAGCACCCCATTTATATGTGGAGCTGGATTTTAAGGAG GTGACTAGTAAGAAGACCACACTTATTGAAACCTGCAGTCATTTGAAGGACAAAATTAGTGCAACAGCTTCAATCTCTCGAG AGAAAGGAGAAGTGCTCAGTGACCACTATAAGCTACTCCCCATAGATTTGCGCAACATACAACAATTAGACGATGTTATAGCTTTGGCTGGTATGGATCGCAG CCTTCCAACTTTTATAATTGCAGAATGCGTTTTGATATACTTGGATCCAGATTCAAGTCGTGCCATAGTTGGCTGGACATCAAAAGCATTTTCAACGgcaatatttttcttatatgAGCAG ATTCATCCAGATGATGCTTTTGGGCAGCAGATGATTAGAAACTTGGAG AGTCGAGGCTGTGCACTCTTGGGCATACATGATACACCGACATTACAGGCAAAGGAAAATCTTTTTCTTGACCAAGGATGGCAG AGGGCTGTTGCCTGGGACATGCTAAAAGTATATAGTAATTTTGTTGAAGCTCAAGAAAGACGCAG GATTGAACGATTGGAATTGTTTGATGAATTTGAAGAATGGTATATGATGCAG GAGCACTACTGTGTGGCTTATGCAATCAATGATGCCATG GGTCTGTTTGAGGATTTTGGTTTTCCTAACAACCagcagaagcagcagcagcacatGCAGAACGTGCCCAACccctcatcctcatcatcctcatcatatTAG
- the LOC18784832 gene encoding uncharacterized protein LOC18784832: MGCTASKLDNEDTVRRCKERRRLMKDAVYARHHLAAAHADYCRSLRLTGAALVSFSAFEPLDISHQTPAVFLHHHPSPPPTNPLPPRVPPSPAPSSLHPPPPPPPLSPTINSSNLPHILSASSRSSSTATRQQRRRRPSGPKLPHILSESSLASSPRSPKSNFNNPFGFPSAFQADSTYSSTPSQASSMWNWENFYPPSPPDSEFFERKKAQSQSHQSNHQQQSPDPEDFDDDNTETEAEEADPETENERSEYDFFLNHPNPKAQNTHHQKRHEYAQSEQYARSEKYAPSGKYAQSEQYARSEKYAPSEKYAQSEKYAQSEKYAQSEREEVQCSEWGDHDHDHYSTTSSSSDHEGDDERESRSEMGTQSNFESVSVRAESVAGTGTFPAAQAMPRFAPSTSKSERSEGGSTYRSSEISNMKMVVRHKDLKEIVEAIKENFDKAAMAGDQVSEMLETSRAQLDRSFRQLKKTVYHSNSVLSTLSSSWTSKPPLAVKYRLDAGSLVDTGGSKSLCSTFERLLAWEKKLYEEVKAREGVKIEHEKKLSALQHQEYKGEDETKVDKTKASIKRLQSLIIVTSQAVSTTSTAIVDLRDSDLVPQLVELCHGFMYMWRSMHQYHEVQNDIVQQVRGLVNRSAKGDSTSELHRQATRDLESAVSAWHSSFCRLIKFKRDFIRSVHGWFKLTLQPVNNDMTFNVHSESSDVYSFCDEWKLALERVPDTVASEAIKSFINVVHVISIKQSEELKIRKRTETASKELEKKASSLRNIEKKFYHSYSMVGIGLPDSGPENRQVLDARDPLAEKKSELTTCQRRVEDEMMRHSKAVEVTRAMTLNNLQTGLPGVFQALTSFSGLFTEALETVCTRSYAIK, translated from the exons ATGGGCTGCACGGCGTCGAAATTGGACAACGAGGACACGGTGAGGCGGTGCAAGGAGCGGCGCCGCCTCATGAAAGACGCCGTCTACGCTCGCCACCACTTGGCCGCCGCCCACGCCGACTACTGTCGCTCCCTCCGCCTCACCGGCGCCGCCCTCGTCTCCTTCTCCGCCTTCGAGCCCCTCGACATCTCCCACCAAACCCCCGCCGTCTTCCTCCACCACCATCCCTCTCCCCCTCCAACCAATCCCCTCCCTCCACGTGTCCCCCCTTCCCCCGCGCCCTCCTCCCTCCACCCTCCACCTCCGCCaccccctctctctcccacCATCAACAGCTCCAACCTCCCACACATTCTCTCCGCTTCTTCCCGCTCCTCCTCCACCGCCACGCGCCAACAGCGTCGGCGCCGTCCGTCGGGGCCGAAGCTCCCTCACATACTGTCGGAATCGAGCCTTGCTTCTTCCCCGCGAAGCCCgaaatcaaatttcaataatccCTTTGGGTTTCCATCGGCTTTTCAAGCGGACTCGACATACTCGAGCACGCCCTCGCAGGCCTCGTCCATGTGGAACTGGGAAAATTTCTACCCTCCTTCGCCTCCAGACTCTGAGTTCTTCGAGCGCAAAAAAGCACAATCCCAATCCCACCAATCTAATCACCAACAACAATCCCCCGACCCAGAAGATTTCGACGACGACAATACAGAGACAGAGGCCGAAGAAGCCGACCCCGAGACCGAAAACGAGAGATCAGAGTACGATTTCTTCCTCAACCACCCAAACCCGAAAGCTCAGAACACCCATCACCAGAAAAGGCACGAGTATGCTCAATCTGAGCAGTATGCTCGGTCCGAGAAGTATGCTCCGTCCGGGAAGTATGCTCAATCTGAGCAGTATGCTCGGTCTGAGAAGTATGCTCCGTCCGAGAAGTATGCTCAATCGGAGAAGTATGCTCAGTCGGAGAAGTATGCTCAATCTGAGAGAGAGGAGGTGCAGTGCAGTGAGTGGGGCGACCATGACCACGACCATTACAGCACGACGAGCTCGTCGTCGGACCATGAAGGGGATGACGAGCGGGAGTCGAGATCCGAGATGGGTACCCAGTCGAATTTCGAGTCGGTGTCGGTTCGGGCGGAATCGGTGGCCGGTACAGGTACTTTTCCGGCGGCTCAGGCAATGCCCAGGTTTGCGCCGAGTACGAGCAAGTCGGAGAGGTCGGAGGGGGGGAGTACTTATAGGAGCAGTGAGATCTCGAATATGAAGATGGTGGTGAGGCACAAGGATTTGAAGGAGATTGTGGAGGCCATTAAGGAGAATTTCGACAAGGCTGCCATGGCTGGAGACCAGGTTTCAGAGATGCTCGAGACCAGCAGGGCCCAGCTTGATCGGAGCTTCAGGCAGCTCAAGA AGACAGTGTATCACTCCAATAGTGTGCTGAGCACCTTGAGCTCCAGTTGGACTTCAAAACCTCCGCTGGCGGTGAAGTACCGGCTCGATGCCGGTTCGCTGGTCGACACCGGCGGTTCGAAGAGCCTCTGCTCCACTTTCGAACGCCTTTTGGCTTGGGAGAAGAAGCTCTATGAGGAAGTCAAg GCTAGAGAAGGTGTCAAGATTGAGCATGAGAAGAAGTTGTCTGCGCTGCAACATCAGGAGTACAAGGGGGAGGACGAAACCAAGGTAGACAAGACCAAGGCTTCGATAAAGAGGCTGCAATCACTAATTATTGTCACATCTCAAGCTGTCTCAACGACCTCCACCGCCATCGTTGATCTTAGAGACTCTGATCTTGTGCCTCAGCTTGTTGAACTGTGCCATGG GTTCATGTACATGTGGAGATCAATGCACCAGTACCATGAAGTCCAAAACGACATTGTACAACAGGTTAGGGGACTTGTGAACCGGTCAGCCAAGGGTGACTCAACCTCGGAACTGCACCGACAGGCAACTCGTGACCTTGAATCTGCTGTCTCTGCCTGGCACTCCAGTTTCTGCCGCTTAATAAAGTTCAAACGGGACTTCATCCGGTCTGTTCATGGTTGGTTCAAGCTCACCCTTCAACCCGTAAACAATGACATGACATTCAATGTGCACAGCGAATCTTCTGATGTATATTCCTTCTGTGATGAGTGGAAGCTTGCACTTGAGCGTGTCCCTGACACAGTGGCTTCTGAGGCTATCAAGAGCTTTATCAATGTTGTCCATGTAATCTCTATAAAACAGAGTGAGGAGCTCAAGATAAGAAAACGCACTGAAACTGCATCGAAGGAGCTTGAGAAGAAGGCTTCTTCTCTCCGGAACATTGAAAAGAAGTTCTACCACTCCTACTCCATGGTTGGTATAGGGCTTCCTGACTCGGGGCCTGAAAACAGGCAGGTTTTGGATGCTCGAGACCCGCTTGCTGAGAAGAAATCTGAACTTACAACCTGCCAGAGGCGGGTCGAAGATGAGATGATGAGGCACTCAAAGGCAGTGGAGGTGACAAGAGCCATGACACTAAACAATCTTCAAACAGGCTTACCGGGGGTTTTTCAGGCACTGACCAGTTTTTCTGGCTTATTTACAGAGGCACTTGAGACAGTTTGTACTCGTTCGTACGCTATCAAATAG